The proteins below are encoded in one region of Sideroxydans lithotrophicus ES-1:
- a CDS encoding M48 family metallopeptidase, which produces MLKLRRTVPAPAVEQRNIHLSGKEISYTLKRSGKRRSIGLRIDERGLTVNVPLRASEKWLHSVLQDKADWVLKQLDSWQSKKVAPIFWAEGARIPFRGEEFILTLTPRTRGAVSQLHGEILHVPVGMEAETVQIAKAVTEWYRAEALRVFGECVEHFAPLLQVAPREVRLSAARTQWGSCTVHGVVRLNWQLVKMPLHLIDYVVVHELAHLVEMNHSAAFWRVVENACPDYKQCRTELRSYGVAE; this is translated from the coding sequence ATGCTCAAGCTGCGCCGCACCGTCCCCGCACCCGCTGTCGAACAACGCAACATCCATCTTTCCGGCAAGGAAATCAGTTATACCCTCAAGCGCAGCGGCAAACGCCGCAGCATCGGTCTGCGCATCGACGAGCGCGGACTTACCGTCAATGTCCCGCTGCGGGCATCCGAAAAATGGCTGCACAGCGTATTGCAGGACAAGGCCGACTGGGTATTGAAACAACTCGATAGCTGGCAATCGAAAAAGGTCGCACCGATCTTCTGGGCCGAAGGGGCGCGCATCCCGTTTCGCGGCGAGGAGTTCATTTTGACGCTGACACCACGAACGCGCGGCGCTGTGTCGCAATTGCATGGCGAGATATTGCATGTGCCTGTCGGCATGGAGGCTGAAACTGTGCAGATCGCAAAGGCGGTGACCGAGTGGTACCGGGCCGAGGCGTTGCGCGTGTTCGGGGAATGCGTGGAACACTTCGCACCGCTGCTGCAGGTTGCGCCGCGCGAGGTCAGGCTGTCCGCTGCACGCACCCAATGGGGGAGCTGCACCGTGCACGGTGTGGTGCGGCTGAACTGGCAACTGGTGAAGATGCCGCTGCATCTGATTGACTATGTGGTGGTGCATGAGCTGGCGCACCTGGTCGAGATGAATCATTCAGCAGCTTTCTGGCGTGTGGTGGAAAACGCATGCCCGGACTATAAGCAGTGCCGGACCGAATTGCGGAGTTACGGGGTTGCCGAGTAA
- the cyaY gene encoding iron donor protein CyaY has protein sequence MTESEFNEVADAVFQRIELAIDDSDAGIDYDSNGTVLEMEFADGSKVIVNRHVPNREIWLAAKSGGFHYALQDGSWLSQRDGSELFDKLGELVQLGSGKKLDF, from the coding sequence ATGACAGAAAGTGAGTTCAATGAGGTGGCCGATGCCGTATTCCAGCGCATCGAACTGGCGATCGACGACAGCGATGCAGGCATCGATTACGACAGCAACGGCACCGTGCTGGAAATGGAGTTTGCGGATGGCAGCAAGGTCATCGTCAATCGCCATGTGCCGAATCGGGAGATCTGGCTCGCCGCGAAATCTGGCGGATTCCATTACGCCCTGCAGGATGGCAGCTGGCTCAGCCAGCGCGATGGCAGTGAACTCTTTGACAAACTGGGTGAGCTGGTCCAGCTCGGCTCGGGAAAGAAACTGGACTTTTAA
- a CDS encoding aspartyl protease family protein, translating into MTESPGNEPGGVLFARIRQMVDEHGVDIRQIQNGNALRLEFADGQRILVNIDPRTHNVWLAARSGGTEFAHRDGTWHAHDQGELMVRLRELIEQTIASNPLNARAPSPRQAALPPSPAASRATRNDRLLRIMLILLPAAAIVFWIVLRLMQPHESGTAPAQMPTLSLNKLHYPCQGALPTNGSIALFPGSNLRTDDPDDPEVILQNEHTHPVLLIFSVLHGTTPSASILVHAGQSSTLHLPPGKYDMMFSVGNTWCNPRSGFSEGHLLKFGKPLTVQIGKPVQLAMRTSGTGMEDFQLFAKAATEMPPPPILNSDGNMEIKRQTDGHFYLPGTVESVPAMFKVDPDTPVTSISSDLALHADIRNCKEVQSLTANGAAAGCIALVPHMTLGDFKLENITVAVIPNLEANLLGANALRNFQVKQNGSSMLIGRHQSGTKHDRK; encoded by the coding sequence ATGACGGAAAGTCCAGGCAACGAACCGGGCGGCGTGCTGTTCGCCCGTATCCGGCAGATGGTGGACGAGCACGGCGTGGACATCCGCCAGATACAGAACGGCAATGCGTTGCGCCTGGAGTTTGCCGACGGGCAGCGCATCCTCGTCAATATCGATCCGCGCACACACAACGTGTGGCTGGCTGCACGTTCCGGCGGTACCGAATTCGCCCACCGCGATGGCACCTGGCACGCACACGACCAGGGTGAACTCATGGTCAGATTGCGCGAGTTGATCGAACAAACCATCGCCAGCAACCCGCTCAATGCGCGTGCGCCCAGCCCAAGGCAAGCCGCCTTGCCCCCCTCTCCCGCCGCCTCGCGTGCAACCCGGAATGACCGCCTGTTGCGCATCATGCTCATCCTGCTGCCGGCTGCCGCGATCGTTTTCTGGATCGTGCTGCGACTGATGCAACCGCATGAATCCGGCACCGCCCCGGCGCAGATGCCCACATTGTCACTCAACAAATTGCACTACCCCTGCCAGGGAGCACTCCCGACCAATGGCAGCATCGCGCTCTTTCCCGGAAGCAACCTGCGTACTGACGATCCGGACGATCCCGAGGTCATCCTGCAGAACGAACATACCCATCCCGTGCTGCTGATCTTCTCCGTACTGCACGGTACAACTCCCTCGGCATCGATCCTGGTTCATGCCGGGCAAAGCTCCACCCTGCACCTGCCACCCGGCAAATACGACATGATGTTCAGCGTCGGCAACACATGGTGCAATCCGCGCAGCGGTTTCTCGGAAGGTCATTTGCTGAAGTTCGGCAAACCGCTGACGGTGCAAATAGGCAAACCCGTGCAGCTCGCCATGCGCACATCCGGGACGGGCATGGAGGATTTTCAGTTGTTCGCCAAAGCGGCCACCGAGATGCCGCCGCCCCCGATCCTGAACAGTGACGGCAACATGGAGATCAAACGGCAAACTGACGGACATTTCTATCTGCCGGGTACGGTAGAAAGCGTACCCGCCATGTTCAAGGTGGACCCCGATACCCCGGTCACTTCCATTTCCAGCGACCTTGCGCTCCACGCGGATATACGCAATTGCAAGGAGGTACAATCCCTGACCGCCAACGGTGCGGCTGCCGGCTGTATCGCCCTGGTGCCGCACATGACGCTGGGTGATTTCAAATTGGAGAACATCACCGTCGCGGTGATACCGAACCTGGAGGCCAACCTGCTCGGTGCCAACGCACTGCGTAATTTTCAGGTGAAACAGAACGGCAGCAGCATGCTGATCGGAAGACATCAATCAGGGACGAAACATGACAGAAAGTGA
- the lptM gene encoding LPS translocon maturation chaperone LptM, which produces MKDKDMRILGIMLLLTVILQGCGRKGPLFLPAAPTANPQAAPAQPSLEKPESKK; this is translated from the coding sequence GTGAAAGATAAAGACATGCGCATCCTTGGCATTATGTTGCTGTTGACCGTCATCCTGCAAGGCTGCGGACGCAAAGGCCCGCTGTTCCTGCCGGCCGCGCCGACTGCGAATCCGCAAGCCGCACCTGCGCAACCCTCGCTCGAAAAACCTGAAAGCAAGAAGTGA
- the lysA gene encoding diaminopimelate decarboxylase, giving the protein MTEYFHYQQDQLYAEKVALSEIAQRFGTPCYVYSRAALTDSYRQFAEALKSRDHLICYAVKANSNLAILNLFARLGAGFDIVSGGELQRVLAAGGAASKVVFSGVGKSEAEMRQALEAEILCFNVESAPELDRLNALAGSMGKVAPVSLRVNPDVDAKTHPYISTGLKQNKFGVAYTEALELYRKAAAMPNLRVTGMDCHIGSQLTETSPFIAAAEKVLALVDKLAAAGITLEHLDLGGGLGIRYDDETPPSIAEYGKALLAVLQGRSEKLIVEPGRVLVGNAGVLLTRIEYLKHGEEKNFAIVDAAMNDLMRPALYDAWHAILPVQRRQNAPLSNSLPQAGERTSEKSNSQIYEVVGPICETGDFIGHAREMAVDKGDALAVMSAGAYGMSMSSNYNTRPRAAEVMVDGAVVHLVRERETVRQLYASEKIVA; this is encoded by the coding sequence ATGACTGAATACTTCCATTACCAGCAAGACCAGCTGTATGCCGAGAAAGTTGCGTTGAGCGAGATCGCCCAGCGCTTCGGCACGCCATGTTACGTCTACTCGCGTGCGGCATTGACCGATAGCTATCGCCAGTTCGCCGAGGCGCTCAAGAGCCGGGATCACCTTATCTGCTATGCGGTGAAGGCCAATTCCAATCTCGCCATCCTCAATCTGTTCGCCCGCCTGGGGGCCGGCTTCGACATCGTCTCCGGCGGCGAACTGCAGCGTGTGCTGGCTGCGGGCGGGGCGGCCAGCAAGGTGGTGTTCTCCGGCGTCGGCAAGAGCGAGGCCGAGATGCGCCAGGCGCTGGAGGCGGAGATCCTCTGCTTCAACGTCGAGTCGGCGCCCGAACTGGACCGGTTGAATGCGCTGGCAGGCAGCATGGGCAAAGTGGCGCCGGTCAGCCTGCGCGTGAATCCCGATGTGGATGCCAAGACTCATCCATATATCTCCACCGGGCTGAAACAGAACAAGTTCGGTGTGGCTTATACCGAAGCGCTGGAGCTGTATCGCAAGGCTGCGGCGATGCCGAACCTGCGCGTCACCGGCATGGATTGCCATATCGGTTCGCAGCTCACCGAGACCAGCCCGTTCATCGCGGCGGCGGAGAAAGTGCTGGCGCTGGTGGATAAACTGGCTGCGGCGGGCATCACGCTGGAACATCTCGATCTGGGCGGAGGCCTCGGTATCCGCTACGACGACGAGACGCCCCCTTCCATCGCCGAGTACGGTAAAGCCCTGCTGGCAGTGCTGCAAGGCCGTTCCGAGAAGCTCATCGTCGAGCCGGGTCGAGTACTGGTCGGCAATGCAGGGGTGCTGCTGACGCGCATCGAATACCTCAAGCATGGCGAAGAAAAGAACTTCGCCATCGTCGATGCGGCGATGAACGACCTCATGCGCCCGGCACTTTATGATGCCTGGCACGCGATTTTGCCGGTTCAGCGCAGGCAAAATGCCCCTCTCTCTAACTCTCTCCCGCAAGCGGGAGAAAGGACAAGCGAGAAAAGCAATTCTCAAATTTATGAGGTGGTCGGGCCGATCTGTGAGACCGGGGATTTCATCGGTCATGCCCGCGAGATGGCCGTGGATAAAGGAGATGCGCTGGCCGTAATGTCAGCCGGAGCATACGGAATGAGCATGAGTTCCAACTACAATACGCGTCCGCGGGCTGCCGAAGTGATGGTCGACGGAGCGGTCGTGCACCTGGTGCGGGAGCGCGAAACGGTGCGCCAGCTCTACGCTTCAGAGAAAATCGTCGCGTGA
- a CDS encoding histone H1-like repetitive region-containing protein, with the protein MKMAATTKAKSTTTKKAAAKKPAAKKAVAAKKPAAKKVAAKKPAAKKVAAKKPAAKKVAAKKPAAKKVAAKKPAAKKTVAKKPAKKAAAKPAAAGKGILGA; encoded by the coding sequence ATGAAAATGGCTGCAACAACCAAAGCAAAGAGCACCACTACCAAGAAGGCTGCTGCTAAGAAGCCGGCTGCGAAGAAGGCGGTAGCTGCCAAGAAACCGGCAGCGAAAAAAGTAGCCGCCAAGAAACCGGCAGCGAAAAAAGTAGCCGCCAAGAAACCGGCAGCGAAAAAAGTAGCCGCCAAGAAACCAGCAGCGAAAAAAGTAGCCGCCAAGAAACCGGCAGCGAAAAAGACTGTAGCGAAAAAACCTGCCAAGAAAGCAGCAGCGAAACCAGCTGCAGCAGGCAAAGGCATCCTCGGCGCCTAA
- a CDS encoding HDOD domain-containing protein: MTDSTSSPPPKIDPHLERSLLDIEIPPCPEILIRIMDEMHKEEPDYHRLSNIISADVALAAGLVKTTNSPYFARQQRARTVHDALSILGLRVASHTIAGIILRNLFPSTPNMVRFWDASARTARLCAWLAHKLDTPGLNADDAYTFGLFHDCGIPVLMVRIPDYKDVLGQANLDEKNEFTALEDSLLHTNHAIVGSALAQSWWLAKDMWLAIRHHHDLTALDPDSPLPISSRRFIATANLAEHFTQQLLGMDTTQEWPKFSTASLEMLQIDEDDMEFLYSEARQVVATPD, translated from the coding sequence ATGACCGATAGCACATCCAGTCCGCCCCCGAAAATCGACCCACATCTCGAACGGTCTTTGCTGGATATCGAGATTCCGCCTTGTCCGGAGATTCTGATACGCATCATGGACGAGATGCACAAGGAAGAGCCCGATTATCATCGGCTGAGCAACATCATCAGCGCCGATGTCGCGCTTGCCGCAGGTCTGGTCAAGACGACCAATTCGCCATATTTTGCCCGCCAACAAAGAGCCCGCACGGTCCATGATGCACTATCGATACTTGGCCTCAGGGTCGCTAGCCATACCATCGCGGGCATCATCCTGCGCAACCTCTTCCCCAGCACGCCGAACATGGTCCGTTTCTGGGATGCATCGGCTCGCACAGCACGACTTTGCGCCTGGCTCGCCCATAAGCTGGATACCCCCGGCCTCAACGCCGACGACGCCTACACATTCGGCCTGTTCCACGATTGCGGCATTCCGGTGCTGATGGTGCGCATTCCTGACTACAAGGATGTGTTGGGGCAGGCGAACCTCGACGAAAAAAACGAATTCACCGCATTGGAGGATTCCCTGCTGCATACCAACCACGCCATAGTCGGCAGCGCACTGGCTCAAAGCTGGTGGCTGGCGAAAGACATGTGGCTGGCCATCCGTCATCATCACGACCTGACGGCATTGGATCCGGATTCGCCCCTGCCCATATCTTCCCGCCGCTTCATCGCCACTGCGAATCTGGCCGAGCATTTCACGCAGCAACTGCTCGGCATGGATACCACGCAGGAATGGCCAAAATTCAGCACCGCTTCGCTGGAGATGCTTCAGATCGATGAAGACGATATGGAATTCCTGTATTCCGAGGCCAGGCAGGTCGTCGCCACACCAGATTGA
- a CDS encoding putative bifunctional diguanylate cyclase/phosphodiesterase: MENYGSFNLNLSKSERGERYKVAFLNSVFLLAGIVAFGMGFIRWQTSVAMGEIDFGFAGLCFVLLAYLRRHRSQADMFASIVLVLCYGLFLSIYISASYNTMRLSLFFLLAAAAFFLKGRIAGRIWLAFILLTIVIVHVLPYFETGYSHIDIFTTCLYLLALFIIFENYETFKESQHTSEEEQALLRLTEERWRHALEGTGDAVWDWRPETGEFHYSRRFSEMLGYAEGELGKHAEHIFNIIHPDDEPRVRDELHDFIQRRAGNYVSEMRLSARDGSWKWMLCRGKVAQRDDEHSAGLMVGTFSDITLLKQHERQLEHIAHYDALTGIPNRVLLADRLQQALAHSKREGTILAVCYLDLDGFKLVNDTMGHEAGDKVLIEVTQRIKKSIRGDDTVARLGGDEFAVLLLGLHAPEECSASLNRLLEEISQPIEIKNRLFEVSASIGVSIYPGDDHDADTLLRHADQAMYTAKQSGKNRYYLYDTENDQRARSHHEFLRRLALALGRNEFELYYQPKVDMRTLQLVGAEALIRWHHPERGLLAPGDFLHAIEGTTLEVELGDWVVATALAQLEAWHEAGLPMELSINISVRHLQANDFAWKLKRKMLRYSHLPKGCLQVEVLETAALEDIPRVSDTIERCRKIGISFALDDFGTGYSSLSYLGRLPVDALKIDQSFIRDMLKDKGDRAIVQGVIALAKVFNRKIVAEGVESEELFRDLVEMGCEYGQGYGIARPMPASELPAWLEKWNSKPFS, from the coding sequence ATGGAAAACTACGGGTCATTCAATTTGAATCTCTCCAAAAGCGAACGGGGTGAAAGATACAAAGTCGCCTTCCTGAACAGCGTGTTCCTGCTCGCCGGTATCGTGGCTTTTGGGATGGGCTTCATCCGTTGGCAAACCAGCGTGGCCATGGGCGAGATCGATTTCGGGTTTGCCGGACTATGCTTTGTGTTGCTGGCCTATCTGCGCCGGCACCGGAGTCAGGCCGATATGTTCGCTTCGATCGTCCTGGTGCTTTGCTATGGCCTGTTCCTGTCGATCTATATTTCCGCGTCGTACAACACGATGCGTCTGTCGCTCTTTTTCCTCCTGGCAGCAGCAGCTTTCTTTCTCAAAGGACGAATCGCCGGGCGCATCTGGCTGGCATTCATCCTGCTGACCATCGTGATTGTCCATGTGTTGCCATATTTCGAGACCGGCTACTCGCACATCGACATCTTCACTACCTGCCTGTACCTGCTGGCGCTGTTCATCATCTTCGAGAACTACGAGACGTTCAAGGAATCGCAGCATACGAGCGAAGAAGAACAGGCACTGCTGCGCCTGACCGAGGAGCGCTGGCGACACGCACTGGAAGGGACGGGAGATGCAGTCTGGGACTGGCGACCGGAAACGGGGGAGTTCCATTATTCCAGGCGCTTCAGCGAGATGCTGGGGTATGCGGAGGGTGAGCTGGGGAAGCACGCAGAACATATCTTCAATATCATCCATCCCGACGACGAGCCGAGGGTTCGGGATGAATTGCATGACTTTATTCAGCGCCGTGCCGGCAACTATGTTTCGGAGATGAGGTTGTCAGCCAGGGACGGCAGCTGGAAGTGGATGCTGTGCCGGGGCAAGGTCGCACAACGTGACGACGAACATTCTGCTGGATTGATGGTGGGCACCTTTTCGGACATCACCCTGCTCAAGCAGCACGAGAGACAACTGGAGCATATTGCCCACTACGATGCTTTGACTGGCATACCCAATCGGGTGTTGCTGGCCGATCGCCTGCAACAGGCTTTGGCGCACAGCAAGCGCGAAGGAACGATCCTTGCGGTCTGTTACCTCGATCTGGACGGTTTCAAGCTGGTCAACGACACGATGGGCCACGAGGCCGGCGACAAGGTGCTGATCGAAGTGACCCAGCGCATCAAGAAATCGATTCGCGGCGACGACACCGTCGCGCGCCTGGGCGGAGACGAATTCGCGGTATTGCTGCTCGGCTTGCACGCCCCCGAAGAGTGTTCCGCCAGCCTGAACCGACTGCTGGAGGAGATCAGCCAGCCGATCGAGATCAAGAACCGGTTGTTCGAAGTCAGTGCCAGTATCGGCGTCTCCATCTATCCCGGCGACGATCACGATGCCGATACCCTGTTGCGGCATGCTGACCAGGCGATGTATACCGCCAAGCAATCCGGCAAGAACCGTTATTACCTCTACGATACCGAGAACGACCAGCGCGCCCGTTCCCATCACGAATTCCTGCGGCGGCTTGCCCTCGCATTGGGCAGGAACGAATTCGAGCTCTATTACCAGCCCAAAGTCGACATGCGCACGCTCCAGCTGGTTGGCGCGGAAGCGCTGATCCGCTGGCACCACCCGGAACGCGGATTGCTTGCCCCGGGCGACTTCCTGCACGCGATCGAAGGGACGACGCTGGAAGTCGAGCTGGGAGACTGGGTCGTGGCGACAGCCCTTGCCCAACTGGAAGCGTGGCATGAGGCTGGCTTGCCGATGGAGCTGAGTATCAACATTTCGGTGCGCCATCTGCAGGCGAACGATTTCGCCTGGAAATTGAAACGCAAGATGTTGCGCTATTCGCATCTGCCGAAAGGCTGTTTGCAGGTGGAGGTGCTGGAAACCGCGGCGCTGGAAGACATTCCCAGGGTGAGCGACACCATCGAACGTTGCCGCAAGATCGGTATCAGCTTCGCCCTGGACGATTTCGGTACCGGGTATTCGTCACTGTCATACCTGGGGCGCTTGCCGGTCGATGCGCTCAAGATCGACCAGTCCTTCATCCGCGATATGCTGAAAGACAAGGGCGACAGGGCCATCGTGCAGGGCGTCATCGCGCTGGCCAAGGTGTTCAATCGCAAGATCGTGGCCGAGGGGGTGGAATCGGAAGAGTTGTTCCGCGACCTGGTGGAGATGGGGTGCGAATACGGGCAAGGTTATGGCATCGCCCGGCCCATGCCGGCCAGTGAACTGCCCGCATGGCTGGAGAAGTGGAACAGCAAACCTTTCAGCTGA